The Labeo rohita strain BAU-BD-2019 chromosome 14, IGBB_LRoh.1.0, whole genome shotgun sequence genomic interval ATGAGCTAGAACACAAAAATTCAGCCCAATttctagtatctaataaataattactaatCACAATTGGAATACATCATAGTCagaactgatttaaaatatctgaaatgAATGTCACATTCCAAGAGCAGTCAATAGCAAAAATCTGATATGTGGTACTAGTAACTACGGAATACTTACTAGTCATTGCTTAAGTAcaagtatctaataaataactactagtatatatttaatactagTATATACACTGTGGAAAACCGGTGTATACGCGTAATTATTAGCATCTAGTGAAATAATTATATCTAGGTACCTATTAGTTCCTCATGGAATGGATCCTAGTAGCTAAACAATAAGTACTAGTAGTATGAAAAATGGAGGATTTAAGGATTAAATGTACAAGGGCTTGCCATACAGCGGCCACTGAGTTCCATAGATCTGCAAGTCTACGTCTATAGCTCGACCACGTACACGACCACGTGAGCTGTACGTGGAAACATACTATGGCACCCTCAGATCAATGAAGGTCACAAGCTGTAAGAAAACTTACACCGTGATGTCAAACGTCAAATTTCAACTGATTCCCTATTACGCAATTTCGTGTTTCATAATCTATTTAGTGACGACAGAATAGATTTGATAGAACAAACATTAATCGAAACACGTTTAAGAGTCCACAACTAACTTTTCGCAATGTTTAAAATGCACAGGCATggtcagtgtttttctttcaatAACAGATCTCTTTGAAATGATTACTAGTGCAGATCTGCATTGCCCAAGATGGCTACATTTTTGTGTGCTTGGTGCCAGGCTGCGGTTTGAGATGTGTACAATGTGTTCCCTGCAAATGACACTGCGACCATGTGTTAGTATAGTAGGCGTGTAACCTCAGACTAAAAACGTGATAGTTATATCGAAaaggcatttaaaaatgtgaagcaGCAATAGAATCTGATGCAAGGACTGACCTTCATGTCCCCTTAACACTAAAGTACATACCATGTGcctcaaaaatgtagtttttgttaAGTATTATGTTATAGCTCGCTCTAGGACATTTTCATTGCAAGCAACAGTCGAAATGCATTAAGTATGAGAATGAACAAATCGCGAAAATCCAAAACGCACAGTAAATTGCATGATTTATAGGAAAACTATGACTTTATGAGACATATATGATGGTGCTCACCATCTCTATAGAGGTTTGCGCGATGCAGGGACTGTCGCGCCAGAGGCCCACACCTCTGCCAGGCTGCTCTGCACCCAAACATCGTCCAAACAGCCACAGGAGAAAAGCAGCGTGCAAGTCCAACGGAGGCGCAATGAATGACTGTGAAAGTAGGGAGGTGGTAGGGGAGGAGTAAACATGAGGGGAGGAGAAAACGATTGCCCAAATCCTCCCCCTGCTGGGATTCTGTGGGACGCTAGCTTCAAAAGCAACATAGGTTACAGTTCaagtcaaaaatttacataggcctacaccttgcagaatctgcaaaatgttaattattttaccaaaataagagggatcatattaaatgcatgttattttttatgtagtactgacctgaataagatattttacatacatttaaatatagttcacaagagaaaataatagttgaatttataaaaatgaccctgttcaaaattcacatacacttgatacttaatactgtgtcattacttgaatgatccacagttttttttttgttgtttttttttagtgatagatgttcatgagtcccttgtttgtcctgaacagttaaactgcctgctgtgcTATAAGATCataatcttttcacactgtggacaactgagggacttgtatgcaactattacagaaggttcaaatgctcactgactGATGTTTCAGATGGAAActtgatgcattaagagtcgggggtgaaaactttttgaatttgaagatcagggtaaattttactaattttgtcttcttggaaacatgtcggtgtcttctgtagcttctgaagggcagtactaaatgggggggagttcccttttggaaccttttatTGCctaaagatatttaggcaataaaagaaaaatccacacattatcattctgttcaaaggtttacacccccggctcttaatgtattgtgtttgcttctgaagcatcagtgaacatttaaACCTTCGGTAATAATTGCACATGAGtgcctcagttgttctcagtgtgaaaagatggatcttaaaatcatacagtcattgttggaaagggttcaaatacacaaaaatgctgaaaaaacaaagaatttgtgagacctgaaggatttttcttaagaatagtgagaagtttaactgttcaagacaaacaagaacatgaacaactatcactaaacaaagaaacacaactgtggattattcagataacaacacagtattaagaatcaagtgtgtgtaaacagggtaacttttataataattcaactatttttttctcttgtggactatatgtaaacgtcttttatgcgaaatatcttattcaggtcagtaataaataaaaaataacatgcattctgtgtgatccttcttattttggtaaaataattaacatttggcagattctgcaaggtatatgtaaacttttgacttcaactgtataacatttgaagtggatcaaaacctttcaaagttgtcctaaaactaaaacaatacctGTGCTTGTCTTAGAACAGCTTTAATGAACTTTTGACTACTGTATTCACTCAAATAGTCTTTTTAACAACATTGTTTACTTGTTACTTACATtgcaaaaatatctcaattaaatgaattaaagttCCACACACTGATCCCAGTGTCCAAAGATTTGTCATGTTACcagcaaaaacagaacatttcCATAATGTAAGTATACACTGATCAGGCGTAGCACTATGACCACCTTTCTAATATCGTGTTGGTCCCACTTTTGCTGCCAAAACAGCTCTGACCCATCGAGGCATGGACTCCACTAGAAGGAATGCTGTGGTATCTGGAACCAAGATGTTAGCAGCAGGTCCTTGAAGTCCTGTAAGTTGCGAGGTGGGGCCTCCATGGATCAAACTTGCTTTTTCAGCACATCCCACAGATGCTCGCTTGGATTATATTGGTCTATGCAGGCCCATACGCAACAAACTGTGATACACTGTGTATTTTGACACCTTTCCATCCGAACCAGCATTAACTTCTTGAGCAATTTGAGCTACAGTAGCTCATCTTTTGAGTCGGACCACACGGGCCATCAATGAACCTTGGCCGCCCATGACCCTGTCGACAGTTCACCACTCTTCTTTCCTTGGACCACTTTTGATATATACTGACCACTGCAGACCGGGAACACCCCACAAGAGCTGCAGTTTTGGAGATGCCCTGACCCAGTCATCTAGCCATCACAATTTGTATTCAAAATCCCTACACTTGCCCAATTTTCCTGCTTTTAACACATAAACTTTGAGGACAAAATGTTTACTTGCTGCCAAATGTATCCTACCCACTAACAGGTGCCGCGATGAAGAGATAATCAATagtcataatgttatgcctgatcTGTGTATATACaacgttttttttaatagttgtttttttaggtttcaTAAGTGGACACTCAGGTTAACAGAATGTTGCAGAAAGGTTTTTGTAAAACAGCCTAAGTAATTTAATAGTATGCTGTGTGTTGAAGAGCTGCAGTGATTAATAAGACCAGACATTCTCCAGAGCTCTGTGGCCTATTAATTAGTATACTATTATGAGATCATGGCACAGAGATGTACCACTGCACCTAACATACTGGTTGTTTCGTTTCCATGCATGTTCTGCAATGTACGAAGGTAATCTTTTTACTCAAATCGTCAACTTGTTTCTCCTAACGACATGAACCTAATTGACTCCTAttgaacattcagaaataaatctAGGAACATTACTGGTTTGTTGACACTGAATGTTGGCTTTGAAAGTCTGATGGAAACAAGGACAGCAAAGTTCAAGAATGATTCTGTACTTGTTTTGCTTATAAACCACATTATTAGACTAAATTGAAGGGAACAAAGCTAAACCGaatatttaacataatatttatatttctgcaACTCATGTTTGCTGGAGTCAGGAGAGAGTGACTAGAGGcatgttatatatatacacatctttaataaacattattgtaCATCCTTCAAATGCAGAAGAACATTGAAACAGGAAAAGCAGAAGATCCACAAAGCACAGAGCAAGTGTTGCCCTACAAAGGACAAAAAAACCTGTTACTTTTACATCATTAGCAGTGCATCACCTAACAAGATTTAGAATTTAGAATAAGACTGAATAAAAAGATGGTAATTGTGATACTCACATGGCCTCATGAATTACTGTAACCCATTCCTTGTTTTGTACTCATGCACATCAGTGCTGTGCTGTTTAAACAGCTGATGGAGAATAGAGTGTGTTTAGAAAAATCAAaagtatgtttgtgtgtttatgtttgagAGATCATTTCAAATGAGTTACCAGTGCCCACAAGACAGCTGTGCTCCCAAATGCCAGTCCTACTCTCAGCATGTTCGGCTTGGATGGATCCGGTTTGGAAGCTACAAAGGAATTTCTGCTAATCACTGAAAAAGGAGAGAAAAGCAATCCTCAAAAccacatatatttaatacaatgtCTGATTTATTGTACAGTTGTGGTACCTATTATATGTAACTTGATAGTTTGCATAAGAAATTGATATATTAACCAGCAGCACTAATATACAACGCAAATCCAAAATGTTACAGTATTTCTATTTTGTCAATGTAGTACGCATTACTCTAATAtaacagttattaaaaaaaaaaaaaaaaaagaataattttcaTTGTCCTCTGTTGTAATTCACAAACACCTGAAATGGCAATTAAAGCACTATATATAAAAAGCTgcgtaaataaataacatatataacTCATACGCGAATGAAACTAATGTATTGGCTGCTGTGTTGCTAGTCTTGCTAAGCTAAGCAAGGTCAGGCCATATTGCTTTGCTCACTTAAGGCGAATAAAGAAATTTACCGAGAAACTGTAGTGAGACTACAATGTACGTTTAATATAATTTGCATTTCATACTCACTCTTATTGACAGTTGAAGTCCGCAACAATAATCGACCGAGAGGCATTTTGACAGCGTTTCTCTCCCAGACAAAATCCGATCCTTGCTCGATTACTTTTCCTGGCTGACCTAGTGGCAAGTAGAGTAATCGATTCTAGTAATCATATCATCAGTCCTAAATTTTTGAAACACACTCGAGTTTACATAACAACCattcattatttaatcaaaaagatGCTGTAGTCTTTGgtctcccaaaaaaaaaaaaactttaaaactttaaaaatcctAATTTTCAAtatccactgaaaaaaaaagtctgtgtaTACACCATTACTTTTTACACATTTTCTGGAATATAGAATAATTAATatctaaataatatttctgtaataacACACTTTTAACTAGATATAtaccatgcaaagccacataacctcttttactttattatttaaacaatatttccaACAAATACTCCAAGGTTTAATCTAGTTTATACACGTTTGTATACAATAAGCTTTTATGAATAGCTGTGTCATCAGTTTTAATGAATATGTTCATTAGCACAACTGTGTTTATCTCCTAAAAATATTGGCTCAGAAGCATCGCTTCCACAAGCCATTACAAATGTATAAGTTGCTGAGCTATTTTTTAACACAACATTCACAGCAGATACATACAacagaaatattgtttaaaaaaacaatatatcaGGTTGATGCAAAGcaataaaacacatacataattaggccaaaaaagaaataaatatataataataaataaaaataaatataaacagaaaaacaaatagataaaaacTTAAGATAAACATCTaaaacataagtaaataaataaactaaaatacaattgttagtttattacacataaaatgtCAACTTCAAAGAATAACCAGGAGGAAACCTTTACATTGATCTAAGTCATTACTGTTTCATCAGTACGGCTGTTTTAGCAGCTTTCTCATTAAAAGAGACTCAGAATTGTTTCAGATCAATGCAGATGAAATAGGCCACAGAGAGTTAGCAGTTTTAACATATCATCCAACTCATGATCCTGATCCCAAATCAGAAAAGTACATGAATTATTTCGTAAGCAgagaaaacaagacatttcCAAAAATCCTCTGCATAATCACATTCAAATAATTTGCTGAAGAATGGTATCTTATCTTTTTCCCAAGAGTTCTATATTCAAATTAAGAAccatttttctttcctttccgaTACCTCCCAAAGCCAAGGAAGTAcactttaaaatttttaatgaaatctacCCATCTTTAGAGATCAATGAGATTTAACGTTGATCACAATACCTTTTGTGAGATTGATGTTGAAACGACTGCACACTTCTTCTTTGACTGTTCAAttagtagagctttttggtccGATATATTTGAGTGGCTTAAAGTTTCAATCAATTTGACTTCTcaattttctaaaaatgataTCATTTTTGGCTTAATAACGGAAGATGTACAAACTCAATTTTtactgaataatatttttatttggggcaaattttatattcataaatgtaagTGCCTTAAAACAAAGCcattgttttctgtctttcaAAAGAAATTTTGGTTGTTCAGactcttaaaatgtaaaagtggaAGAATACTGTTTAGTTTATTGAAGAAATGTAAACTATTAGAAGACCCAactgtctatttttattttatttattattattattattattttattttctctcatattttcttttgatCTGTGCTCTGTTCTTATTATCTTGTATTGCCTTATTGTATCtgttttcttgcaaaaaaaaaaaaaaattgctgaagAATGGCGTCAAACACAACAGCACACGACCAACATAATATTGCCATCTAGTGACTACAATCCATACGGcataacaggcattgttcaatATACATGCTTGGTCGCAGATTTATTgtaattagaataaaataatattttaataaaataatattaataaaataaatattttttcgtATAATTAcgtatttaatgtatatatatatttttgaaaaagttaatgTCCACTGTTTCATCCCCGCCTCGGAAATGCTGCACACTCCGCGCATGCGCAGTTCACCGCTTGACCCGGGGAGAAGCAGCGTCGCCATTTTGGTTCTGAAGGGGGGCCTGCTGTCACCACGTGAAGGCGAGAAGCCCCAGACAGCGAAGTTCGGGGGGCTTTTACGATACAGCAGACAATCCGGCCAGAGAATCGCGGATTCCGATTCATGATCAGAGCAAAGTGACGGTGATCAACAcccaagaagaagaagaatgccCTCGGTAACTCTGCCGCCGAAGGAGAACGCTCTCTTTAAGAGAATATTGGTAAGTTGGGGGAAATATATCTGCAGACGAACGCTGGATTGTTAATAATAGAAAGCAAGCGTGTGTCAGTCGCCTTCCTATTTTAGCCAGGATCTCTCTGCGCTGACCTCAAGAGAAACCTCCTAAGAGTATTTTGCAAGCTAGCAGAGAGCATTGCCATTTCTTTAATACTCGTAACATGACTATTAGCTCATGCTCGTTCACGCACTTTGAGAGCAGATGAACTTGCCCGACACAGAGCAGCTAACTGCCTTAGCAAGTTAAGCGCAAAGATCAGTGATTTGATAGCTGTGCGGACGGAATACACATTAAACCACGCTATGAAGTTGCATTAACAACAGGGTATTGTTTAAGGGTTTCGGACTATATAGGGGACTAAGTCATGTCAAAACACGGGCTTGAATCGATTACTCACCGTGCAAGTGAACAGAATGAAagttaatcaatttaaagcaacaCTAACCTCAAAATAACAGCAGAGTATAAATCATACGAAGGCAGAGTTGCAGTAGGTAAGTTAGTGTGTCGTTTACAGATTTGTCATACAAAACATGACTTTGTGTACACCATTTTTGTGCATTGACATTTTAGTTACTACCTGAACGCTACGCCTCAGATCTGCTatatcaaatatcaaataaCTATATATCGTAACTAagtaaagtatataaaatatttgaatataaaagTTTTAGTTCAGAAATCATGATTTGTCAGTCATATTATGGGGAGGGACATATTCTGGAAAgccttctgaaaaaaatattcatattaattacTTGGTATACATTGtgtttaacaattaaaatgttactgttactGAGATTTAATAATGGTGAAACCTTACATTTGTCAACATATACACGtttttgaaggtttttttttttttttaaattaaagaaggGTCTTCTgcttgatccaaaatacagcgaaagcagtacaattctgaaatatttttactatttaatataactgcgttctatttaaatatatatattttaaaatgtaatttattcctgtgatcaaagttacatttttagcatcattagtccagtcttcagtcacatgatcctacagaaatcattctgatatgctgttcaagaaattttttaaatattgataatagtaataacattGACAATGTCAcaagttgagtacattttttttttcagaattgatgaatagaaagatccaaagatccgcattttctgaaataaaaagcttttgtaacattatacactatagcaTTCAAAAGctgttaatataatttatttatttatttatttaaaataaagtatagaaattaatacttttatttagcaaggatgctttaaaatgatcaaaagtgatgataaagacattaataatgttgcaaaagatttctatttcagataaatgctgttcttctgaactttctattcaacaaagaaacctgaaaaaaatctactcggctgttttccacataataataataataataataataataaatgttttttgagcagccaatcagaatattagaatgatttcttaagaatcatgtgactggagtaatgatgctaaaaattcagctttgaaatcacagaaattagttacattttaaaatatgttcaaatagaaagcacttattttaaatagtaaaaatattttaaaattttgctgcttttgctgtacttttgatgaaataaatgcaggcttggtgagcagaagagacttctttacaaaACAAACTTACTGTTCGAAAACTCTGGTACTGTTCGAAAAgtcttgactggtagtgtacagtatttaaaaataaaagcttttgttcaaaaatcatgATTTGTTAGTCATCAAGGAAGGGACATATTCTTGAAAgcttatgataaaaaaaagtggGCGTAATGCAAGATGACTCAACTAGTATAGATATAAATTACTTGGTGTACTGGATATAGTGTgttaacaattaaaatgttgctGTAACTGAGATTTAATAAGTTTACTTTCGAGGTTCACACAGAAACCTAAAGAGAATGTACTGCGGGAGACTGACTAGCTTGACAGGTTGGCTCTCTTTCAAAAACAAGTTAGCCGTCTGCCTATAGACGACATTTATGATCTTTTTCCGGGCAGTTTAGCTGTCGAGGACACTGCTTGTAAAATGACTACTGTGATTAGAAATAGTTTTAAACATCCAAATGGTGTACTCTTGTTGATAGGAAACTGGAGCTTTAAGAAGTTGTTTTTAGGTCATAGTGACTCAACAGCAACTTGCCTAGTCATTGCTCCTGTTAGTAACGTGTATTAATGACCACTAATGAAACAGCCCCAAATGGTTGTTTTTACTGATTGTTACACAGTCCTGATTTTTATTCCAGAATAGTTAGAAATTCAAAGTCATCTGACGttagtttatttgtgttttctaaCATCTGTTTCTGTTCTGTCACAGGGAGGGAGCTTGAATTGCTAGAAGTCCTATTGTGATTTAATTTCTTAGACTCACGCATTAGTTTTCAGCCATGATAACTATGCAAACAGCCCTGCATAAAGGGGTCAGtccattaaatgttattatgcCAGAGGGCATTCCTTCATGTTACTGTTATGTCGATATTTGGCAGACGGCTCTGCTGGGATGTCTAAACTGTTGTGGTGACCAAAGTAGATAGGAATCTGTTTGTAATCAACATCTCACCATCATAGCCTTTTTCTGAGCCTGCCACAGgtgtttttgcagcattttgAAGTACTTTAATAAGAGTTACGTTAATAGGCAGGAGATCTTTACGGGGAACGTTGTGACAGAAGGTGTGGCTTTCTTCTCAGATTGTTTTCTGGCATTGATGCCTTGATTATCCTGCTCATGTTTTTGCAGGAGTTTATGAACTCTGTTGGCCTTTGTGTTCTCATATGTTGTTTTCTACACGGTGCCAAAACTATTCACACTGGGTGTCCTGATTTTATGTTTGCATCTTTCTTTGTGGTTTTATAGGTGGTTAGAATTGTTCGGAAGATGTTCATCGCTAACCACATACCTTAACCCTACTTTCATTTTGCCTAATGCACAATGAAAGTGACATTATTAgcttattttttccattttatgtcTTGCAGAGATGCTACGAACACAAGCAGTACAGAAATGGGCTGAAGTTTTGCAAACAGATCCTGTCCAACCCAAAGTTCGCCGAACACGGAGGTAAGTGCATTCTTGGACATCATCTTATCATTATGACTAATTAAATTTGTTGAGCACATGCTGATCTCTTTTTTTCCCATCCCGCAGAGACCCTTGCAATGAAGGGACTCACTCTGAACTGCTTGGGCCGAAAAGAGGAGGCGTATGATCTAGTGCGACGAGGCTTGCGAAATGATCTGAAGAGTCATGTCTGTATCTTTAACATGTTTTCCACTGTCAAAAGATGTATTAGTAATTTGTGTAAACACATGAATACTTGTACACAACTGTTAGTGATTGACACCTGGTTTCAAggtacagttttatgcaaaagtttgggaaccacttgcagaatctgtgaaaagagatatgatacaaaatgcatgttgtttatttattttttatttagtactgtcccgaataagatattttacataaaagatgtttaagaccaaaaaatagctgaaattattaaaataagccCCTTCAAAactttgggaacccttggttcttaatactgtgtgtggttgcctggatgatctatgactgtttttgttttgtgatggttgttcatgagtcccttgtttgttctgaacagttaaactgagcacttttcttcagaaaaatcctccagtcCCTGCAGATTGTTTCGATTTCCAGCGTCTTTTGCATATTTggaccctttccagcaatgactgtatgattttaagatccatcttttcacactgaggacaattgagggactcaaacacacctattaaaaaaccttttgaatttgaagatcaaggtaaattgtacttaatttgtcttcagggaaacatgcaagtatcttctgttgcttctgaagggcagtactaaatgggaaaaaatgagacttcaacaaaataattaaaaaattggacatcttcatcctgttcaaaagttttcacccccggttcttaatgcattatttccttctggagcgtcagtgaatgtttgaactttttttaatagttgtgtttgagtctctcagttgttctcagcgtgaaaagatggatctcaaaatcatacagtcactgctggaaagggctgaaatatgcaaaagatgctgaaaaacgaAAGAATCTGCAgaacctggaggatttttctgaagaacagtgctcagtttaactgttgaaaacaaagggactcatgaacaactatcacaagaCAAAAAACAGTCGAAGATCATCCAGGttaccacacacagtattaagaaccaatgGTTCCCAAAGTTTTGcagatattttatgtaaaatatcttactcagaacagtactaaataaaacataacatgcattttgtatgatctttcttattttgttaattttttacattttcacagattctgctaGGGGTTCCCAAATTTTtccataaaattattttttgactCTTAAAATCGAAGTTTTATgacttttagtatgaatatgttaaccttaaggttatctataagctagtgttttaaaacaatgacaaaatttgcatatACAAGATATAAGGATTCAAGCAATCTCTAACTTCCGCCAATATGGATAAacaattttgatgacatcaccccgCACTTCAACTTTTTAtcaactttctgtccaatcagatgctctctagaatccaaaGCGTCCCGCCCCCTGCACTATAAATAGATGCTGAAGCTGTGGTTCACTTGTTTacagaattagtattttctgCACGGTTAATGGCACATAGTCAGGCCCGGTTCTACGGGGGTGCTTGAGGGTGCTAA includes:
- the ndufc1 gene encoding NADH dehydrogenase [ubiquinone] 1 subunit C1, mitochondrial, with the protein product MPLGRLLLRTSTVNKMISRNSFVASKPDPSKPNMLRVGLAFGSTAVLWALLFKQHSTDVHEYKTRNGLQ